The genomic segment AGTAATCGAAGGAGATTAAGGACATGCTGAGTCCCAAAAAAGTAAAATTCCGAAAGCAGCAAAAAGGAAAAATGAGGGGGATGGCCAGAGGGTGCAATCTGAATTTTGGAGAGTTCGGACTGCAGGCTGTTGAATGCGGCACCATCAGCTCTAAACAGATCGAAGCTGCTCGTATTGCCATGACACGCCATGTTAAAAGGGGCGGGAAGTTATGGATAAGAATTTTTCCTGATAAACCCTTTACCAAAAAACCGGCTGAAGTCAGAATGGGCAAGGGAAAAGGTTCACCAGAAGGATGGGTTGCTGTAATCAAGCCAGGAAGAATCCTTTACGAAATGCAGGGTGTTCCTGTTGAACTGGCAAAAGAGGCTCTTCGCCTTGCTTCACATAAGCTTCCGATAAAGACAAAATTTATTGAAAGAGGTGAGATGTAATGAAAGCAAGTGAAATCAGAGAGTTGACTCCTGATGAAATCAAGAGCAAAGTAATTGATCTTAAAGAAGAGCTTTTTAATTTGCGATTTCAGCATGGAACAGGTCAGCTTGAAAATCCTCAGAAAATCAAGCAGACCAGGCGTGTTTTGGCAAGAATGAAAACTATAATTAAAGAAAACGAAATAAATAAAGCAGATTAAAGAATAGCCATGAAAAAGCGAGGAATGAGAAGACAGTTGGTCGGAACTATTGTGAGTAACAAAATGGATAAAACCGTAGTTGTTATGGTAGAAAGACTCATTAAACATCCATTATATCACAAATACATCAAAAGACGTGCCAAGTTTGCAGCTCATGACGAAAATAATACTTGCCAGGTTGGTGATAAGGTACTAATAACCGATTCCAGGCCTTTAAGCAAAACCAAGAGATGGCGTGTAAGTGAAATTGTCGTAAAGGCTGTTTGATACATAAAGGAAAGATAATAAAATGATTCAGGCAGAATCCAGGCTGACAGTAGCGGACAATTCCGGGGCAAAGGTATTGTATTGTATTAAGGTACTTGGAGGTTCCAGAAGACGTTATGCAAGTATTGGCGATGTCATAGTTGTAAGTGTCAAAGAAGCAATACCAAATGCCAAAGTTAAAAAGGGCGAAGTATTAAAGGCAGTTGTAGTCCGGACTAAAAAAGAAATTAGAAGGCCGGATGGTTCCTATATCCGGTTTGATGATAATTCAGCAGTATTAATCAATGCCAGCAAAGAGCCAATCGGTACCCGAATTTTCGGACCTGTTGCCAGAGAATTGCGGGCAAAAAGATTTATGAAAATAATTTCTTTAGCTCCCGAGGTTTTATAAGGGACTGTTCTGGCTTTGCCTTGCGGAGAGTTTGAGATGATAAAAAGTAAGTGTCGCATAAAAAAGGATGATAAGGTCAAAGTAATTGCCGGTAAAGACAGTGGGAAAATCGGCAAGGTTATCAAGGTTAATAGAAAGAAAAACCGTATCCTTATCGAAAATATAAATCTTGTAAAGCATCATACCAGGCCGAATGCTCAGAACCGGCAAGGCGGAATTATAGAGAGTGAAGCACCGATCCATTGGTCGAATGTTATGCTGATGTGCAATAAGTGTATGTCGCCTGTGCG from the Desulfonema limicola genome contains:
- the rplP gene encoding 50S ribosomal protein L16 — encoded protein: MLSPKKVKFRKQQKGKMRGMARGCNLNFGEFGLQAVECGTISSKQIEAARIAMTRHVKRGGKLWIRIFPDKPFTKKPAEVRMGKGKGSPEGWVAVIKPGRILYEMQGVPVELAKEALRLASHKLPIKTKFIERGEM
- the rpmC gene encoding 50S ribosomal protein L29 codes for the protein MKASEIRELTPDEIKSKVIDLKEELFNLRFQHGTGQLENPQKIKQTRRVLARMKTIIKENEINKAD
- the rpsQ gene encoding 30S ribosomal protein S17 yields the protein MKKRGMRRQLVGTIVSNKMDKTVVVMVERLIKHPLYHKYIKRRAKFAAHDENNTCQVGDKVLITDSRPLSKTKRWRVSEIVVKAV
- the rplN gene encoding 50S ribosomal protein L14, which gives rise to MIQAESRLTVADNSGAKVLYCIKVLGGSRRRYASIGDVIVVSVKEAIPNAKVKKGEVLKAVVVRTKKEIRRPDGSYIRFDDNSAVLINASKEPIGTRIFGPVARELRAKRFMKIISLAPEVL
- the rplX gene encoding 50S ribosomal protein L24 → MIKSKCRIKKDDKVKVIAGKDSGKIGKVIKVNRKKNRILIENINLVKHHTRPNAQNRQGGIIESEAPIHWSNVMLMCNKCMSPVRIKMRVLEDGKKVRVCRKCNEIMDT